The Desertibacillus haloalkaliphilus genome includes a window with the following:
- a CDS encoding PaaI family thioesterase: MIKIFKGTDLAEVVTKGKKPPNCDVTLQIEPTYASDGIARGIWTVDDKFINGIGVAMGGYVAAAADTMMAYAVSSKVNEQQTFTSIDLHTTFHRPVQIGEVEVEARVERMGRKVAYLVSDLVQNEKKVASVVSSVMILSD; this comes from the coding sequence ATGATCAAGATCTTTAAAGGAACTGATTTAGCAGAAGTGGTAACGAAAGGGAAGAAGCCGCCGAATTGTGATGTCACGTTACAAATCGAACCAACATATGCAAGCGATGGAATCGCCCGTGGCATATGGACGGTCGACGATAAATTTATCAATGGAATCGGTGTGGCAATGGGTGGTTATGTGGCTGCCGCTGCCGATACGATGATGGCTTATGCGGTTTCCTCTAAAGTAAATGAACAGCAAACGTTTACATCGATTGATCTACATACGACCTTTCACCGACCGGTGCAAATTGGAGAGGTAGAAGTAGAGGCAAGAGTGGAAAGAATGGGAAGGAAAGTGGCTTATCTCGTTTCTGATTTAGTTCAAAATGAGAAGAAAGTAGCAAGTGTTGTTTCTTCCGTGATGATTTTAAGCGATTAG
- a CDS encoding alpha/beta fold hydrolase codes for MPFAKERHQPSIYYETIGKGTTIIFIPPPGVGHLTFRYQVGLMDKCKLITFDIRGDGRSDRSSEPMTMTQLAYDVKRVLDANRVHKAVICGYSNGACIAQEFAITYPERTAGLMIIGGYFAVNSFFLEKEYQLGIWAAKNGLMTILAAGLAKNHFSDPQAADEMYREIKRTDAQMLAEQYHVGLHYSSADRLHQIKAPLLLIYGAHDYYVHAYQHLFRRVVEDVEVVYVQGTKHQVPTKAPHECNALMRDWMRRKHLLLPKRKA; via the coding sequence ATGCCGTTTGCTAAGGAAAGACATCAACCATCAATTTATTATGAAACCATAGGAAAGGGTACAACGATTATTTTTATCCCACCACCAGGTGTTGGTCACCTTACATTTCGTTATCAAGTCGGTTTAATGGATAAATGTAAGTTGATCACGTTTGATATTCGAGGCGACGGTCGGAGTGATCGAAGTTCCGAACCGATGACGATGACACAACTAGCTTACGATGTGAAACGAGTATTAGATGCTAATCGTGTACATAAAGCTGTGATCTGTGGTTATTCAAACGGTGCTTGTATTGCTCAAGAGTTTGCCATTACGTACCCTGAGCGGACAGCGGGTCTTATGATTATTGGTGGTTATTTTGCAGTAAACAGTTTCTTTTTAGAAAAGGAATATCAACTTGGTATTTGGGCAGCGAAAAATGGATTAATGACCATCTTAGCTGCGGGGCTAGCTAAAAATCATTTTTCCGACCCGCAAGCAGCAGATGAAATGTATAGAGAAATCAAACGAACAGATGCGCAAATGCTAGCTGAGCAATATCATGTTGGCTTACATTACAGCAGTGCCGATCGTCTACATCAAATTAAAGCTCCATTGTTGTTAATCTATGGGGCCCATGATTATTACGTTCATGCGTATCAGCATCTGTTTCGTCGGGTTGTTGAAGATGTCGAAGTTGTTTATGTCCAGGGAACAAAACATCAAGTACCCACAAAAGCACCGCATGAGTGTAATGCATTAATGAGGGATTGGATGAGAAGAAAACATTTACTCCTACCGAAGAGAAAGGCATAA
- a CDS encoding metallophosphoesterase: protein MKRKVKRFGFVALFSLIGLIVFVYVQNNLIVITGYEVRSERVPESFSGWTIVQLSDLHSKSFGDNQRTLVKKVKAEQPDLIVFTGDLVDSRTYHEDRSLTLMQQLVEVAPVYYVTGNHEWRSGHFDLLEQKLIEAGVGVLRDSSIELSKGNEQIQLVGIDDPARTHGQDDEMVDQTITEALADGRGETDYKVLLSHRPELLSLYSQFDIDLVFSGHAHGGQFRIPLIGGLVAPNQGLFPTYDSGKHTLGETTMIVNRGLGNSIIPVRLFNRPEIVVVTLESGKRP from the coding sequence TTGAAAAGAAAAGTGAAAAGGTTTGGTTTCGTTGCACTATTTAGCTTGATCGGATTGATCGTATTTGTTTATGTTCAAAATAATTTGATTGTAATCACTGGCTATGAGGTTCGCTCCGAACGGGTACCAGAGAGTTTTTCAGGTTGGACGATCGTCCAATTATCAGACCTACACAGTAAATCGTTTGGTGACAATCAACGCACGTTAGTTAAGAAGGTTAAGGCTGAACAACCCGACTTGATTGTATTTACCGGGGATTTGGTGGATTCTAGAACGTATCATGAAGATCGTAGTCTAACTTTGATGCAACAATTAGTGGAAGTAGCACCTGTGTATTATGTAACTGGAAATCATGAATGGCGGTCTGGTCACTTCGATTTACTTGAACAGAAATTAATCGAGGCCGGTGTCGGTGTGCTTAGGGATTCTAGTATTGAACTGAGTAAAGGAAATGAGCAGATTCAACTTGTCGGAATTGACGATCCTGCTAGAACACATGGTCAAGACGATGAAATGGTTGATCAGACAATAACAGAAGCACTCGCAGATGGAAGAGGTGAAACAGATTATAAGGTCTTATTGTCCCATCGTCCAGAGTTATTATCGCTGTACTCACAATTTGATATTGACCTCGTATTTTCGGGGCATGCCCATGGCGGACAATTTAGAATTCCGCTCATTGGTGGGCTTGTCGCGCCTAATCAAGGCTTGTTTCCGACATATGACTCAGGCAAGCATACACTAGGGGAGACGACAATGATTGTCAATCGGGGACTGGGTAATAGTATCATTCCGGTAAGGCTTTTTAATCGCCCCGAAATTGTAGTCGTGACACTTGAATCTGGGAAACGTCCATAA